One segment of Maridesulfovibrio ferrireducens DNA contains the following:
- the pyk gene encoding pyruvate kinase: MRTKVIATLGPASGSVEIIRKMVLNGVRILRLNFSHSDAESFRPVVKMIREVEKDLGIPLTIMGDLCGPKIRVGVIAGAPLNIGQDADVYLGMSEESGKYSDCPFIPLDQPELLHGLETGMLVSLSDGILQFLVTETIIKDKLYKLQAQNAGILSSRKGIAFPGKNLALAAFTEKDKVDLIGAIEIGLDAIAMSFVQTPKDVEDVKAEMHKLGAWLPVVAKIERQNAVDNIEEILKVADAIMVARGDLGLECKLSSVPVIQKKLIRACRHAQKPVIVATQMLLSMVKNPIPTRAEANDVANAIMDGADCCMLSEETAIGDYPAETVGFIREIAEATEPYYLERIDGPYKPTKEINPIKYLSYSACLLADNIDSPAILCHSSSGASAKIICSRRPRQPIHCLTPDKSVPAYLNFFWGMTPVITDATIPVHRARLERYLEGNKDFPRGKGYILVSGQPTPGQTESKTNEIKLYYK, translated from the coding sequence ATGAGAACCAAAGTTATCGCCACATTAGGTCCGGCCTCTGGAAGTGTTGAAATTATACGCAAAATGGTTCTTAACGGAGTAAGGATTTTGCGTTTAAATTTTTCTCATTCTGATGCCGAAAGCTTTCGTCCGGTTGTCAAAATGATTCGAGAAGTTGAAAAAGACCTTGGAATTCCTCTGACTATTATGGGGGATTTGTGTGGTCCTAAAATCAGAGTCGGTGTAATTGCCGGCGCACCTCTTAATATCGGACAGGACGCTGATGTCTATTTGGGAATGTCTGAGGAAAGCGGTAAGTATTCGGATTGTCCGTTTATTCCGCTTGATCAGCCTGAATTGCTTCATGGTCTTGAAACGGGAATGCTTGTTTCTTTAAGTGACGGAATTTTGCAGTTTTTAGTTACTGAAACTATTATTAAAGATAAACTTTACAAACTTCAGGCTCAGAATGCAGGTATTTTGTCCTCCCGCAAGGGGATTGCATTTCCAGGTAAGAATCTCGCATTGGCTGCTTTTACTGAAAAGGACAAAGTTGATCTTATCGGTGCAATTGAAATCGGCCTTGATGCTATCGCGATGTCTTTTGTTCAGACACCTAAAGATGTCGAAGATGTTAAAGCGGAAATGCATAAGCTTGGAGCTTGGCTGCCGGTTGTTGCTAAAATTGAACGTCAGAACGCCGTAGATAATATAGAAGAGATTCTAAAAGTTGCCGATGCTATTATGGTTGCACGCGGAGATTTAGGTCTTGAGTGTAAATTGTCTTCCGTTCCTGTAATTCAGAAAAAGTTGATCAGGGCGTGTCGCCATGCTCAGAAGCCTGTAATCGTCGCAACTCAGATGCTTCTTTCAATGGTAAAGAATCCTATTCCAACACGCGCAGAAGCTAATGACGTGGCAAATGCGATTATGGACGGTGCTGATTGCTGCATGCTTTCCGAAGAAACAGCTATCGGTGATTATCCCGCAGAGACTGTTGGTTTTATCCGCGAAATTGCAGAGGCTACCGAGCCTTATTATCTTGAAAGAATTGACGGACCTTATAAGCCTACAAAAGAAATCAATCCTATCAAATATCTGAGTTACTCTGCGTGTTTGCTTGCAGACAACATTGATAGTCCTGCGATACTTTGTCATTCAAGCAGCGGTGCATCTGCTAAGATTATTTGCAGCCGTAGACCTAGACAGCCTATTCATTGCCTGACTCCCGATAAGAGTGTTCCGGCTTACTTGAATTTCTTCTGGGGTATGACTCCGGTTATAACTGATGCGACAATTCCTGTTCACAGAGCTCGTCTCGAAAGATATCTGGAAGGGAATAAAGATTTCCCTAGAGGAAAAGGTTACATCCTTGTTTCCGGTCAGCCTACACCGGGGCAGACTGAATCAAAAACTAATGAAATTAAATTGTATTATAAATAG
- a CDS encoding cereblon family protein, protein MNNLSHPTAMSLLKTARDTNSSVRNGLQDDSELNTSKYEQFIICKECEHKLTKPTFAIQVNDSHEHSFFNPHGYVFQLRCFSNASGCLTEGPPSSEFTWFSGYSWQITFCGKCFSHLGWKFTSDSNSFFGLIKDKIKNSAK, encoded by the coding sequence ATGAACAACCTCTCGCATCCCACAGCAATGTCTCTGCTCAAAACGGCAAGAGACACCAATTCTTCCGTTCGCAATGGTTTACAGGACGATTCAGAGCTTAACACGTCAAAGTATGAACAATTCATTATCTGTAAAGAATGCGAGCATAAGTTAACCAAGCCAACCTTTGCCATTCAAGTAAACGACAGCCACGAGCATTCATTCTTCAATCCGCACGGCTATGTCTTTCAGCTTAGATGTTTTTCGAATGCAAGCGGCTGTTTGACGGAAGGGCCCCCTTCTTCTGAATTCACATGGTTTTCAGGTTACTCATGGCAAATTACGTTCTGCGGAAAATGTTTTTCCCATCTTGGATGGAAATTCACTTCTGATTCCAATTCTTTTTTCGGTCTCATTAAAGATAAAATTAAAAATTCAGCCAAATAA
- the lysS gene encoding lysine--tRNA ligase, with translation MPLLEALQAQNELNQVLKNRVEKACTLLDEGVKLYPNDFSKDTDVSFIWDNYDKTATEELDTLGKKFKMAGRVLTLRSFGKVAFFHLQDPTGRIQVYAARDDLGADLYKIFKKFDIGDIVGVEGELFRTKTDELTLKACAVTLITKSMRPLPEKYHGLKDVETRYRQRYVDLIVTPRAREIFQKRTKIVGALRNYLDNMGFMEVETPMMQSIPGGAAAKPFETYHNALDMKLYLRIAPELYLKRLLVGGFEKVYEINRNFRNEGIDTQHNPEFTMLEFYWAYANYVDLMDLTEDMISKVCHAVNGDTKVNYQDEVIDLTPGAWHRVTFHDSLEKIGDVSPEIYNDYDKCKDLVKKLGEKAVEGEKLGKLQAKLFDLLVEPKLIQPHFIYLYPTDISPLSRRNEENPELTDRFELFVCGRELANAFSELNDPVDQRCRFLEQVEEKEAGDDEAHHMDEDYVRALEYGMPPAAGQGIGIDRLVMLLTDSSSIREVILFPLLRSETTSGTGGA, from the coding sequence ATGCCTCTGCTTGAGGCTCTGCAAGCTCAGAACGAACTCAATCAGGTTCTGAAGAATCGTGTGGAAAAGGCTTGTACTCTTCTCGACGAAGGTGTGAAACTTTACCCCAATGACTTCAGTAAAGATACAGATGTCTCATTTATATGGGACAATTACGACAAAACTGCTACTGAGGAGTTAGATACTCTCGGTAAAAAGTTTAAGATGGCAGGCAGGGTTCTTACTCTGCGTTCCTTCGGTAAAGTCGCATTTTTTCACCTTCAGGATCCTACAGGTAGGATCCAGGTTTATGCTGCAAGGGACGACCTTGGTGCGGATCTGTACAAAATTTTTAAGAAATTCGATATTGGTGATATTGTAGGCGTTGAGGGAGAACTCTTCAGAACTAAAACTGACGAGTTAACTCTGAAAGCGTGCGCAGTCACTCTTATCACTAAATCCATGCGTCCACTTCCTGAGAAGTATCACGGACTTAAGGATGTAGAGACCAGATATCGTCAGCGTTATGTCGATCTGATCGTTACTCCTAGAGCTCGTGAGATTTTCCAGAAGCGGACGAAAATTGTCGGGGCTCTGCGGAACTATCTTGATAATATGGGCTTTATGGAAGTGGAAACTCCCATGATGCAGTCTATTCCCGGTGGTGCTGCGGCAAAACCTTTTGAAACATACCATAATGCACTTGATATGAAGCTTTATCTGCGTATTGCACCTGAGCTTTATCTTAAACGTCTTTTGGTTGGTGGTTTTGAAAAAGTTTATGAGATTAATCGTAACTTCCGTAATGAGGGTATCGACACTCAGCATAACCCGGAATTCACAATGCTTGAATTCTATTGGGCGTATGCCAACTATGTGGACCTCATGGATCTTACCGAAGATATGATTTCTAAGGTATGTCATGCTGTTAACGGCGATACTAAAGTTAACTATCAGGACGAAGTTATTGATTTGACTCCCGGGGCGTGGCATCGCGTAACGTTCCATGATTCTTTAGAAAAAATCGGTGATGTTTCTCCGGAAATATACAATGATTATGATAAGTGTAAGGATTTGGTCAAAAAACTTGGCGAAAAAGCTGTTGAGGGTGAAAAACTCGGTAAGCTTCAAGCTAAACTGTTTGACCTTCTTGTTGAACCTAAGTTGATTCAGCCTCACTTTATCTATCTTTATCCTACGGATATATCTCCTCTTTCCAGAAGAAATGAAGAGAATCCGGAACTTACCGACCGCTTTGAACTTTTCGTCTGTGGACGTGAGCTTGCCAATGCGTTTTCTGAGCTTAATGACCCAGTTGACCAGCGTTGCAGATTCTTGGAACAGGTTGAAGAAAAAGAAGCCGGTGACGATGAAGCCCATCATATGGATGAGGATTATGTTCGTGCTCTCGAGTACGGGATGCCTCCGGCGGCAGGGCAGGGTATCGGTATCGATAGACTGGTTATGCTGCTGACAGACAGTTCCTCTATCAGAGAGGTTATTCTGTTCCCGCTTCTGAGAAGTGAAACAACTTCCGGCACTGGTGGCGCATGA
- a CDS encoding lipoprotein-releasing ABC transporter permease subunit codes for MKFELFVALRYLFTLRKNSFISVISLFAVCGVAIGVAALIVVLGVMNGFSTDLRDKILGVNAHIIVTAYDGTLDNYHHMVEKIEKLKGVTGVTPFIYSEVMLSSNGGVKGVVLRGLDSSTAKGVLSLPGNIISGSVDSLSKESKMPEIVIGIQLAKRLGLVIGDSVNLLSPTGKQSAAGFTPKVRIFKVGGIFRTGMFEYDSSLAYISNKAAQNLLGFKRDFVSGLEIRVDDVYAVDQIGKHLAKELSGYPVQIRNWQQMNANLFAALKLEKTAMFIILAMIVLVGSFSIITTLVMLVMQKTRDIAVLMSMGATTGSIRRIFMWQGTLIGLIGTSLGYLIGVPVALLLKKYQFIKLPSNVYPVDYLPVRMDMLDLTIIGVSAFLLCFLATLYPARQAAALEPAKALRYE; via the coding sequence ATGAAATTTGAGTTGTTCGTCGCATTAAGATATTTGTTCACACTGAGGAAGAATTCCTTCATCTCAGTAATATCACTTTTTGCAGTATGCGGCGTGGCAATTGGAGTTGCGGCTTTGATTGTTGTTCTCGGTGTAATGAATGGCTTTTCTACAGATCTGAGAGATAAAATTCTCGGAGTTAATGCTCATATAATCGTGACAGCATATGACGGTACTTTAGATAATTATCATCATATGGTAGAAAAAATAGAAAAATTAAAGGGCGTTACAGGCGTAACGCCCTTTATCTATTCTGAAGTGATGCTTTCCAGCAATGGCGGAGTTAAAGGTGTTGTTTTACGAGGCCTTGATTCTTCTACAGCTAAAGGGGTTCTGAGTTTACCCGGAAATATTATTTCCGGTAGTGTGGACTCGTTGTCTAAAGAAAGCAAAATGCCTGAAATTGTTATCGGAATACAGTTGGCTAAAAGGCTTGGACTTGTTATTGGAGATTCAGTTAATCTGCTTTCTCCGACAGGAAAGCAAAGTGCAGCTGGTTTTACTCCGAAAGTGCGCATATTTAAGGTCGGGGGAATTTTCAGAACAGGCATGTTTGAATACGATTCCTCTTTGGCTTACATAAGTAATAAAGCTGCGCAGAATCTACTTGGTTTTAAAAGAGATTTTGTGTCCGGACTCGAGATACGCGTTGACGATGTTTACGCTGTTGATCAGATCGGTAAACATTTAGCTAAAGAACTTTCTGGATATCCAGTGCAGATAAGAAATTGGCAGCAGATGAATGCCAATTTGTTTGCCGCTTTGAAGCTGGAAAAAACAGCAATGTTTATCATTCTGGCAATGATTGTTTTGGTCGGATCATTCAGCATCATAACTACATTAGTTATGTTGGTTATGCAGAAAACTAGAGATATTGCGGTGTTGATGTCCATGGGGGCAACAACTGGAAGTATCAGAAGAATTTTTATGTGGCAGGGAACATTAATAGGATTGATCGGAACAAGCTTAGGGTATCTGATCGGGGTGCCTGTTGCGCTTCTTCTTAAGAAGTATCAATTTATTAAATTACCAAGCAATGTTTATCCTGTTGATTATCTACCTGTAAGGATGGACATGTTGGACTTGACCATAATTGGTGTTTCGGCGTTTTTGCTTTGTTTTCTGGCTACTTTGTATCCGGCAAGACAGGCTGCAGCTCTTGAACCCGCGAAGGCTCTGAGATATGAGTAG
- a CDS encoding ABC transporter ATP-binding protein → MSSLLYELTGIGKEFEGPTEIVQVLNNINLNVESGESLAIMGSSGSGKTTLLHILGTLDTASRGNIDFAGMNFNDMPAEKRAQVRNREIGFIFQFHHLLPEFTTLENVALPAMVAGISQKKASAMAREALVLVGLENRLDHRVTTLSGGERQRAAIARAVLLKPKVLLADEPTGNLDEKTGKMVGEMLVSLNEELGMTLIVVTHNIELAGIMKRRLELRSGELYAQN, encoded by the coding sequence ATGAGTAGTTTACTTTATGAACTGACTGGTATCGGTAAAGAATTCGAAGGTCCGACTGAGATTGTTCAAGTACTTAATAATATAAATTTGAATGTTGAATCCGGTGAATCCCTTGCGATTATGGGGTCGTCAGGTTCAGGAAAAACTACTCTTCTTCATATTTTAGGGACACTTGATACCGCCAGTAGGGGTAATATTGATTTTGCAGGAATGAATTTTAATGATATGCCTGCTGAGAAGCGGGCACAAGTCAGGAATCGGGAAATAGGTTTTATTTTCCAGTTTCATCACTTACTTCCAGAGTTTACTACTTTGGAAAATGTTGCACTGCCAGCCATGGTGGCAGGTATCAGTCAGAAAAAAGCCTCTGCAATGGCTCGTGAAGCTCTTGTACTGGTCGGGCTTGAAAATCGGCTTGACCATAGGGTTACCACACTTTCCGGAGGGGAAAGGCAGAGAGCCGCAATCGCGCGAGCCGTTTTGCTTAAGCCGAAAGTTTTGCTGGCCGACGAACCTACTGGTAATTTGGATGAAAAAACAGGGAAGATGGTTGGTGAAATGCTGGTTTCCCTTAATGAAGAACTAGGAATGACTCTTATAGTTGTGACACATAATATAGAATTGGCCGGTATTATGAAACGCCGGCTTGAGTTGCGTTCCGGAGAACTTTATGCCCAGAATTAG
- the bamA gene encoding outer membrane protein assembly factor BamA yields the protein MPRIRFLFLLIAATLAFLLNSGAQKAQAEDASSIVLAVLPFEVNANADTQYLKDSLPTLVSDRLREAGFRVVDQKKVMQLVDEQGYEFLNIQSAKDMALLAGSGYSIYGSFSQIGEDLSLDVRLVEAFGMKPAVPLFVSKKGLINLLPAVDELVAKVKLELLSQDKIADVEVVGTRVLDKDVVMMRTNIKVGDIYTPYKINADLKNIYALGYFEDVKVKVSDVPGGKKIVFEVVEKPRIQAITVQGADAIDSEDILSAVNTKKGAVLNPKVLSDDLNTVREMYRKEGYYKAKVDYNVDGEGAQARLNLKVDEGKKLYIEGIIIQGAEKLDPEEVKAQLALTERGWLSWFTKTGVLKEELLERDAAAILAYYGNRGFIKAKVGEPEVEIKDDGIYVTFQVSEGDRYKVGRVELRGDLIVKKSKLKEIIAADDMADGGEYLDRSVLREDMKALSDFYANFGYAYADANIQFDQNSEDKTVAITFMISKRQKVHIRRVIIEGNSKTRNNVILREMRLADGDQFSGFKLQRSIVRLNKLDYFSEVDIEPIPTGDPSEMDLKVKVKDKNTGMVSGGIGYSTSDSVFVSAKITERNLFGRGWDFGLNGGWSSKSISYGLNFYNPRVGDTLWGAGAQTYWRNEDFDDYDKQTIGAGIEASYPVGEYTNFFTNYRLDNYYISNVSKTAAQSIKDIEGYNWSSIVTAGFKRDTTNKAFNPSTGTLNTATVAMGGGILMGDDSYVKYTLDSNYFTPVFWDLIFHWRGKVGFIHDNFGDGDIPVFEKFYLGGINDVRGYSSREISPRDSVSDDRIGGNKMMFMNFELLFPINEEFGLVGVTFFDIGNTWGEGDSFFTDTKQADGNDLTLGLYKSIGAGIRWFSPMGPIRVEYGYGLDKLKDSSRHKIEFSMGQFF from the coding sequence ATGCCCAGAATTAGATTTCTGTTTTTGCTGATTGCGGCAACTCTCGCGTTTTTGCTCAATTCAGGAGCTCAAAAAGCACAAGCTGAAGATGCCTCCAGTATTGTGCTTGCCGTACTTCCTTTTGAAGTAAATGCTAATGCGGATACTCAGTATCTTAAGGACAGCCTGCCCACTCTTGTTTCAGATAGATTGCGTGAGGCTGGTTTTAGAGTTGTTGATCAGAAAAAAGTGATGCAGCTTGTTGATGAACAGGGTTACGAATTTTTGAACATACAGTCGGCAAAGGACATGGCTCTTCTCGCTGGTTCAGGCTACTCTATATATGGTAGCTTCAGTCAGATCGGTGAAGATCTAAGCCTTGATGTCCGTTTAGTTGAAGCCTTTGGCATGAAGCCGGCTGTTCCGTTATTTGTGAGCAAAAAAGGATTGATTAATCTTTTGCCTGCTGTTGATGAGCTTGTTGCAAAAGTTAAACTTGAATTGCTTAGTCAGGATAAAATTGCAGATGTCGAAGTTGTAGGAACCAGAGTTCTTGATAAAGACGTCGTTATGATGCGGACTAATATTAAAGTCGGCGATATATACACTCCATATAAAATCAATGCAGATCTCAAAAACATTTACGCTCTCGGTTATTTTGAAGACGTAAAAGTTAAAGTCAGTGATGTGCCCGGTGGAAAGAAAATTGTTTTCGAAGTTGTGGAAAAACCACGCATTCAAGCAATTACCGTTCAGGGTGCTGACGCAATAGATTCAGAAGATATTCTTTCTGCCGTCAATACTAAAAAGGGTGCAGTTCTCAACCCTAAAGTTCTTTCTGATGACCTTAATACCGTGCGTGAAATGTACCGTAAAGAAGGTTATTATAAGGCCAAAGTCGATTATAATGTAGACGGTGAAGGCGCTCAGGCCCGTCTTAATTTAAAGGTTGATGAAGGCAAGAAGCTTTATATTGAAGGCATTATTATTCAGGGAGCTGAAAAGCTGGACCCTGAAGAAGTTAAAGCTCAGCTTGCTCTTACTGAGAGAGGGTGGCTTTCATGGTTTACTAAAACCGGAGTACTCAAAGAAGAGCTGCTTGAACGTGATGCCGCTGCTATTCTAGCGTATTACGGTAACCGTGGATTCATCAAAGCAAAAGTCGGTGAACCGGAAGTTGAAATAAAAGATGACGGAATATATGTGACTTTTCAGGTTTCTGAGGGCGATCGCTACAAAGTCGGTCGTGTTGAACTCAGAGGTGACTTGATTGTTAAAAAATCCAAGTTGAAGGAAATTATTGCTGCCGATGATATGGCGGACGGCGGAGAATATCTTGATAGATCTGTCCTGCGTGAGGACATGAAAGCTCTTTCAGATTTCTATGCGAACTTCGGTTATGCATACGCTGATGCCAATATTCAATTCGATCAGAATTCCGAAGATAAAACAGTTGCAATTACTTTCATGATTTCTAAGCGTCAGAAAGTTCATATCAGAAGGGTCATTATCGAGGGTAATTCAAAAACTCGTAATAATGTAATACTTCGCGAAATGCGTCTTGCTGATGGCGATCAGTTCAGTGGGTTTAAGCTTCAACGTTCAATTGTCAGGCTGAATAAGCTGGACTACTTCAGTGAAGTTGATATTGAGCCGATTCCGACTGGTGACCCCAGTGAGATGGATTTGAAAGTTAAGGTTAAAGATAAAAACACTGGTATGGTCAGTGGTGGTATCGGATATTCTACCTCGGACAGTGTGTTCGTTTCAGCCAAAATTACTGAACGAAACTTGTTCGGGCGCGGTTGGGACTTCGGTCTTAACGGTGGTTGGAGCTCAAAGAGTATCAGCTACGGTCTTAACTTCTATAACCCACGTGTAGGCGATACTTTGTGGGGAGCAGGAGCTCAGACCTATTGGCGTAATGAAGACTTTGACGATTATGATAAACAGACAATTGGTGCAGGTATTGAAGCCTCTTATCCAGTCGGAGAGTATACAAACTTCTTCACTAACTATCGTTTGGATAACTATTATATTTCAAACGTTTCAAAGACAGCTGCTCAGTCAATTAAAGATATTGAAGGGTATAACTGGTCGAGTATTGTAACTGCAGGTTTTAAGAGAGACACCACTAATAAGGCGTTTAACCCTTCAACGGGTACTCTTAATACCGCAACAGTTGCTATGGGTGGCGGTATTTTGATGGGTGATGACTCTTACGTCAAGTACACCTTAGATTCTAACTATTTCACTCCTGTGTTCTGGGATTTGATTTTCCACTGGAGAGGTAAAGTTGGATTTATTCATGACAACTTCGGTGATGGTGATATTCCAGTCTTTGAAAAGTTCTACTTAGGTGGAATTAATGATGTCCGAGGTTACTCTTCAAGAGAAATATCTCCTCGTGACAGTGTCTCCGATGACCGAATCGGTGGTAATAAGATGATGTTCATGAACTTCGAGCTTCTATTCCCAATTAATGAGGAATTCGGGCTTGTTGGTGTAACCTTCTTTGATATTGGTAATACATGGGGAGAAGGGGACAGTTTCTTCACTGATACTAAGCAGGCAGATGGAAACGATCTAACGCTCGGACTGTACAAAAGTATAGGAGCTGGTATAAGATGGTTCTCTCCAATGGGACCGATCAGGGTTGAATATGGTTACGGTCTGGATAAACTTAAAGACAGCAGCCGTCATAAGATCGAGTTTTCAATGGGGCAGTTCTTTTAA
- a CDS encoding OmpH family outer membrane protein, which yields MRKILFLVLVLVLAFQAHAFAGTQKIGVAAMGKLIKDSEAGQAAQKQMEKKFVSAKKKLESKQKELEALKQSLQKQSLVLSLEAKQDKELEFKRKVRDYQDLAQATQRKMQAEEQKVGTPVLEIIKAAVDTYAKKNSFIAIFDKGSSGFLYVDETIDVTNEILLEMNRAYRAGKK from the coding sequence ATGCGTAAAATTTTATTTTTAGTTCTGGTTTTAGTCCTAGCTTTTCAGGCACATGCTTTTGCTGGCACTCAAAAAATCGGTGTGGCTGCAATGGGCAAACTGATAAAGGATTCTGAGGCTGGACAAGCTGCTCAAAAGCAGATGGAAAAGAAGTTTGTATCTGCTAAAAAGAAGCTTGAATCTAAGCAGAAGGAACTTGAAGCGCTTAAGCAGTCTTTGCAGAAACAGAGTCTTGTTCTTTCTCTTGAAGCTAAACAGGATAAAGAATTAGAGTTCAAACGCAAAGTTCGCGATTACCAGGACCTTGCTCAGGCTACTCAGAGAAAAATGCAGGCTGAAGAGCAGAAAGTTGGAACTCCTGTTTTAGAAATTATTAAAGCAGCGGTTGATACATATGCTAAGAAAAATTCATTTATTGCTATTTTTGATAAAGGATCTTCCGGATTTCTTTATGTAGACGAAACTATCGATGTAACAAATGAAATTCTTCTCGAAATGAACCGTGCTTACAGAGCAGGTAAAAAGTAG
- the lpxD gene encoding UDP-3-O-(3-hydroxymyristoyl)glucosamine N-acyltransferase, with product MLLSELAALLGLTISGKDTEITGVNTLENAGSSDLSFLANPKYEAQLATTKAAAVVLNAKYADQVESAILSENPYMDLAKAMHVFSKPQGCVEGIHELAFIHPEAEVDETATVYPFAFVGKGAKIGPNSKIFAGVYVGEDCEIGSGCCLYPNCSIMARIVIGSGVIIQPGSVIGGDGFGYAQVSGKHMKIPQIGTVKIGDHVEIGSNTTIDRAALDVTKIGSGTKIDNLVQIAHNVVTGDDCLIISQSGIAGSTKLGNNVILAAQAGLVDNIKIGDGAIIGAQSGVSNDVPAGFVGAGSPLLEKGRYLRSSISIKKLPDMGRKLSALEKRIVALEAELAKGK from the coding sequence ATGCTTTTATCAGAACTCGCAGCCCTGCTGGGGCTTACTATATCAGGTAAAGATACTGAAATTACCGGAGTCAATACTCTGGAAAATGCCGGATCAAGCGATCTTTCATTTTTAGCTAACCCTAAATATGAAGCTCAGCTCGCAACGACGAAGGCTGCAGCTGTCGTGCTTAATGCAAAATATGCGGATCAAGTTGAGTCTGCTATATTGAGCGAAAATCCGTATATGGATTTAGCTAAGGCTATGCACGTGTTTTCTAAGCCTCAAGGGTGTGTCGAAGGCATTCATGAACTTGCCTTTATTCATCCTGAAGCTGAAGTTGATGAAACAGCTACAGTTTATCCTTTTGCTTTTGTGGGAAAAGGGGCAAAAATTGGCCCTAACTCAAAGATTTTTGCCGGTGTTTATGTTGGCGAAGACTGTGAGATAGGTTCCGGATGTTGCCTTTATCCGAATTGTTCTATTATGGCCCGTATAGTTATCGGTTCCGGGGTTATCATTCAACCCGGTTCAGTTATCGGCGGTGACGGTTTTGGTTATGCACAGGTTTCAGGAAAGCATATGAAGATTCCTCAAATCGGTACTGTCAAAATCGGTGACCATGTAGAAATCGGATCAAACACCACAATTGACAGAGCTGCGCTTGATGTTACAAAAATCGGTTCAGGAACTAAGATAGATAACCTCGTCCAGATTGCTCATAACGTTGTAACTGGCGATGATTGTTTAATTATTTCTCAGTCCGGTATAGCTGGAAGCACAAAGCTCGGTAATAATGTCATTTTGGCTGCTCAGGCCGGATTGGTAGATAATATTAAAATTGGAGACGGGGCAATTATTGGCGCTCAATCCGGAGTTTCCAATGATGTGCCGGCTGGTTTTGTTGGAGCTGGTTCTCCTCTTCTTGAAAAAGGTAGATATTTGAGAAGTTCAATCTCAATTAAAAAGCTTCCGGATATGGGGCGAAAGCTTTCAGCTCTGGAAAAGCGTATTGTAGCTCTCGAGGCTGAGCTGGCAAAAGGAAAATAA
- the fabZ gene encoding 3-hydroxyacyl-ACP dehydratase FabZ, producing the protein MSKKEIDYLDIQKIMSMLPHRYPFLLVDRVEELVPGEHIKAFKNITMNEPFFQGHFPGLPVMPGVLIIEALAQAGGMIVLSIDGIDVDDKVFLFTGIDKVKFRRPVVPGDKLELNVTKIRSKMSIWKMKCVATVDGEIAAQGEVSAAIVDRESL; encoded by the coding sequence ATGAGTAAAAAAGAAATAGATTATCTCGACATACAGAAAATTATGTCGATGCTTCCTCACCGTTATCCTTTTCTTTTAGTCGATAGAGTAGAAGAATTGGTGCCTGGTGAGCATATTAAAGCTTTTAAAAATATCACCATGAATGAGCCTTTTTTTCAGGGACATTTTCCGGGTCTACCTGTTATGCCCGGAGTTTTGATCATTGAAGCTCTTGCTCAGGCTGGCGGGATGATAGTTCTCAGTATTGACGGCATAGACGTTGATGATAAAGTCTTTCTGTTCACCGGAATTGATAAGGTTAAATTTCGTAGACCTGTTGTTCCGGGCGATAAGTTGGAGCTTAATGTTACCAAAATTCGCAGTAAGATGAGTATCTGGAAAATGAAGTGTGTTGCTACTGTTGATGGCGAAATTGCTGCTCAAGGCGAAGTTTCCGCTGCCATTGTAGACAGGGAGTCTTTATAG